The following proteins are co-located in the Mus caroli chromosome 7, CAROLI_EIJ_v1.1, whole genome shotgun sequence genome:
- the Stx4 gene encoding syntaxin-4 isoform X1: MRDRTHELRQGDNISDDEDEVRVALVVHSGAARLGSPDDEFFQKVQTIRQTMAKLESKVRELEKQQVTILATPLPEESMKQGLQNLREEIKQLGREVRAQLKAIEPQKEEADENYNSVNTRMKKTQHGVLSQQFVELINKCNSMQSEYREKNVERIRRQLKITNAGMVSDEELEQMLDSGQSEVFVSNILKDTQVTRQALNEISARHSEIQQLERSIRELHEIFTFLATEVEMQGEMINRIEKNILSSADYVERGQEHVKIALENQKKARKALGETETQLLWRWGRPPTEPVRTLALVQRACGSSWVGSCSFMESSPGVLPFRPQCLRDSFQCPVCPGYMVL, from the exons ATGCGCGACAGGACCCACGAGTTGAGGCAG GGGGATAACATCTCAGACGATGAAGATGAGGTTCGAGTCGCGCTGGTGGTGCACTCAGGTGCTGCCCGGCTGGGCAGCCCGGACGACGAGTTCTTCCAGAAG GTGCAGACAATTCGGCAGACTATGGCCAAACTGGAGAGTAAAGTCCGGGAGTTGGAGAAACAGCAGGTCACCATCCTGGCCACGCCTCTTCCCGAGGAGA GCATGAAGCAGGGCCTGCAGAACCTGCGAGAGGAGATCAAACAGCTGGGGAGAGAGGTCCGGGCGCAGCTAAAAG CCATAGAGCCCCAGAAGGAGGAAGCTGATGAGAATTACAACTCAGTCAACACAAGGATGAAGAAAACCCAG CACGGAGTCCTGTCCCAGCAATTTGTCGAGCTCATCAACAAGTGCAACTCAATGCAGTCCGAATACCGAGAGAAGAATGTGGAGCGGATCCGGAGGCAGCTGAAGATCA CCAATGCTGGAATGGTGTCTGACGAGGAGCTGGAGCAGATGCTGGACAGTGGGCAGAGTGAGGTGTTTGTGTCTAAT ATCCTGAAGGACACGCAGGTGACTCGGCAGGCCCTGAATGAGATCTCTGCGCGGCACAGTGAGATCCAGCAGCTGGAGCGCAGTATCCGAGAGCTCCATGAGATCTTTACTTTTCTAGCTACGGAGGTGGAGATGCAG GGGGAGATGATCAACCGCATCGAGAAGAACATCCTGAGCTCAGCCGACTACGTGGAACGTGGGCAAGAGCACGTCAAGATAGCCCTAGAGAATCAGAAGAAGGCCAGGAAG gcactgggagagacagagacccagCTTTTGTGGAGGTGGGGCAGGCCTCCAACTGAACCCGTCCGCACACTGGCCCTTGTGCAGAGGGCCTGCGGCTCATCCTGGGTTGGCAGCTGCTCATTCATGGAGTCCTCCCCTGGAGTCCTCCCCTTCAGGCCACAATGCCTGCGAGACAGTTTTCAATGTCCTGTTTGTCCGGGATACATGGttttgtaa
- the Stx4 gene encoding syntaxin-4 isoform X2 — MRDRTHELRQGDNISDDEDEVRVALVVHSGAARLGSPDDEFFQKVQTIRQTMAKLESKVRELEKQQVTILATPLPEESMKQGLQNLREEIKQLGREVRAQLKAIEPQKEEADENYNSVNTRMKKTQHGVLSQQFVELINKCNSMQSEYREKNVERIRRQLKITNAGMVSDEELEQMLDSGQSEVFVSNILKDTQVTRQALNEISARHSEIQQLERSIRELHEIFTFLATEVEMQGEMINRIEKNILSSADYVERGQEHVKIALENQKKARKKKVMIAICVSVTVLILAVIIGITITVG; from the exons ATGCGCGACAGGACCCACGAGTTGAGGCAG GGGGATAACATCTCAGACGATGAAGATGAGGTTCGAGTCGCGCTGGTGGTGCACTCAGGTGCTGCCCGGCTGGGCAGCCCGGACGACGAGTTCTTCCAGAAG GTGCAGACAATTCGGCAGACTATGGCCAAACTGGAGAGTAAAGTCCGGGAGTTGGAGAAACAGCAGGTCACCATCCTGGCCACGCCTCTTCCCGAGGAGA GCATGAAGCAGGGCCTGCAGAACCTGCGAGAGGAGATCAAACAGCTGGGGAGAGAGGTCCGGGCGCAGCTAAAAG CCATAGAGCCCCAGAAGGAGGAAGCTGATGAGAATTACAACTCAGTCAACACAAGGATGAAGAAAACCCAG CACGGAGTCCTGTCCCAGCAATTTGTCGAGCTCATCAACAAGTGCAACTCAATGCAGTCCGAATACCGAGAGAAGAATGTGGAGCGGATCCGGAGGCAGCTGAAGATCA CCAATGCTGGAATGGTGTCTGACGAGGAGCTGGAGCAGATGCTGGACAGTGGGCAGAGTGAGGTGTTTGTGTCTAAT ATCCTGAAGGACACGCAGGTGACTCGGCAGGCCCTGAATGAGATCTCTGCGCGGCACAGTGAGATCCAGCAGCTGGAGCGCAGTATCCGAGAGCTCCATGAGATCTTTACTTTTCTAGCTACGGAGGTGGAGATGCAG GGGGAGATGATCAACCGCATCGAGAAGAACATCCTGAGCTCAGCCGACTACGTGGAACGTGGGCAAGAGCACGTCAAGATAGCCCTAGAGAATCAGAAGAAGGCCAGGAAG AAAAAAGTCATGATTgccatctgtgtctctgtcactgttCTCATCTTGGCTGTCATCATTGGCATCACCATAACCGTTGGATAA